A genomic segment from Polyangium mundeleinium encodes:
- a CDS encoding DUF6882 domain-containing protein, which produces MSKARAGSKPTRTKKAAAKPTKVASKTTSKAAAKRPKEGPALVPSAPRMPELRPARTEPPPAADKPLVTKWAERGAALLEELAAHGAEDHEYRVDLKDGRFVWLDPRGRVSAEARARALLSYAPTTSSLTMAWADPLLRAASVRPIDRMPRERDDVDEEGAWHVAIAAAEASGAEWLYRVAAPHSWYFLALTDLSFQPISPSFTPGSPAGLVLLEIEASRKAIRSGAEPAVIVRERLARVGSALLHEAEYAYRSTDWVSRLARTGKRLEKLAGKVPVPSFEAVAKSASSSEWLAPDLAGSLDEALGLLEDEWRLFA; this is translated from the coding sequence ATGAGCAAGGCGCGCGCAGGATCCAAGCCGACGCGGACGAAAAAGGCCGCCGCAAAGCCGACGAAGGTCGCCTCGAAGACGACCTCGAAGGCTGCCGCGAAAAGGCCGAAGGAGGGGCCCGCCCTCGTGCCGTCCGCGCCCCGGATGCCCGAGCTCCGGCCCGCACGCACCGAGCCGCCGCCCGCCGCGGACAAGCCGCTCGTCACGAAGTGGGCCGAGCGCGGGGCCGCGCTCCTCGAGGAGCTCGCGGCGCACGGCGCCGAGGATCACGAGTATCGCGTGGACCTGAAAGACGGACGTTTCGTGTGGCTCGACCCGCGCGGACGCGTCTCGGCCGAGGCCCGCGCGCGCGCGCTCCTGAGCTACGCGCCCACGACGTCCTCGCTGACGATGGCCTGGGCCGATCCGCTCCTGCGCGCGGCCTCCGTGCGCCCGATCGATCGGATGCCGAGGGAGCGAGACGACGTCGACGAGGAAGGGGCCTGGCACGTGGCGATCGCCGCAGCCGAGGCTTCGGGCGCCGAATGGCTCTACCGCGTGGCCGCGCCGCACTCGTGGTACTTCCTCGCGCTCACGGACCTCTCGTTCCAGCCGATCAGCCCCTCGTTCACGCCGGGATCGCCGGCGGGCCTCGTGCTCCTGGAGATCGAAGCGAGCCGCAAGGCGATCCGCTCGGGCGCCGAGCCCGCCGTCATCGTGCGCGAGCGCCTCGCCCGCGTGGGCAGCGCGCTCCTGCACGAGGCCGAATACGCCTACCGCAGCACGGACTGGGTTTCGCGGCTGGCGAGGACGGGCAAACGGCTGGAGAAGCTCGCGGGCAAGGTGCCGGTGCCGTCGTTCGAGGCGGTCGCGAAGAGCGCCTCGTCGTCGGAATGGCTGGCGCCGGACCTCGCAGGCAGCCTCGACGAGGCGTTAGGGCTGCTCGAAGACGAGTGGCGCCTGTTCGCCTAA
- a CDS encoding ATP phosphoribosyltransferase regulatory subunit: MRDLLPDETRRRRALARTLLDHFALHGYDLVTPPAFELAEVLEKGLGALDPGDVLRFVEPESGEVCALRPDMTPQIARMVATRLAAEPTPIRLCYEGTIVRRRQGRAKKHRQIPQAGVELYGAPSPEGDLEALRLLASVTHAVGLGSFVIDLGHALIARALVDAVPSPLDVEVTDALAQKDASRLLALLSGREAAGVPKRVAEALVALPELAGGAEDRPGEEILSRAEKLFAGTGAEGPLRELRALWETARGPNTSAAGLGDVLRLDLGEVRGFAYYTGPIFHVLAPGPGEPVGAGGRYDDLLGRFGLPMPAVGFGLHLDAIARAREAAGVREERPLRVLVSADPPGEALASSLRARGIATAWRAPGADVLRYAAAHRFSHVVTAGSEGSLRISRTDKPEAAVEIAASAGVDVDGIVRALGEQAPLVFEQP; the protein is encoded by the coding sequence ATGCGTGATCTCTTACCGGACGAGACGAGAAGAAGGCGCGCGCTCGCCCGGACCCTCCTCGACCATTTCGCTCTGCACGGTTACGACCTCGTGACGCCGCCGGCGTTCGAGCTGGCCGAGGTGCTGGAAAAGGGTCTCGGCGCCCTGGATCCCGGCGACGTGCTGCGTTTCGTGGAGCCGGAGAGTGGCGAGGTGTGCGCGCTCCGTCCCGACATGACGCCGCAGATCGCGCGGATGGTGGCCACGCGCCTCGCCGCGGAGCCCACGCCGATCCGGCTCTGCTACGAAGGGACGATCGTCCGTCGCCGCCAAGGTCGGGCCAAAAAGCACCGGCAAATCCCGCAGGCCGGCGTGGAACTCTACGGCGCGCCTTCGCCCGAGGGGGACCTCGAAGCGCTGCGGCTCCTTGCGTCGGTGACGCACGCCGTGGGCCTCGGGTCGTTCGTGATCGACCTCGGCCACGCGCTCATCGCGCGCGCGCTGGTCGATGCGGTGCCGTCGCCGCTCGACGTGGAGGTGACGGACGCGCTGGCGCAAAAGGACGCGTCGCGGCTCCTCGCGCTGCTTTCGGGCCGGGAGGCGGCGGGGGTGCCGAAGCGCGTGGCGGAGGCGCTGGTGGCGCTGCCGGAGCTCGCGGGCGGGGCGGAGGATCGGCCGGGCGAGGAGATTCTCTCCCGCGCGGAAAAGCTCTTTGCGGGGACGGGGGCGGAGGGGCCGCTGCGCGAGCTTCGGGCATTGTGGGAGACGGCACGCGGGCCGAACACGTCCGCGGCCGGGCTCGGGGATGTGCTCCGGCTCGATCTCGGCGAGGTGCGGGGCTTCGCGTATTACACGGGGCCGATTTTCCACGTGCTCGCGCCGGGGCCGGGCGAGCCCGTGGGGGCGGGCGGTCGATACGACGATTTGCTCGGACGTTTTGGTTTGCCCATGCCGGCGGTGGGGTTTGGCCTGCACCTCGACGCGATTGCGCGGGCGCGGGAGGCCGCGGGCGTGCGGGAGGAGCGGCCCCTCCGGGTGCTCGTGTCCGCGGATCCGCCGGGCGAGGCGCTGGCGTCGTCGCTCCGGGCGCGAGGCATCGCGACGGCGTGGCGCGCGCCGGGGGCGGACGTCCTGCGTTATGCAGCGGCGCACCGGTTTTCGCACGTGGTGACCGCGGGGAGCGAGGGATCGCTGCGAATCAGCCGGACGGACAAACCCGAGGCCGCGGTGGAGATCGCGGCGAGCGCGGGCGTGGACGTTGACGGGATCGTGCGGGCCTTAGGCGAACAGGCGCCACTCGTCTTCGAGCAGCCCTAA
- a CDS encoding Smr/MutS family protein, whose translation MLRALFEHLARLFAPAKSKEPPAPEETDDDEPLPDPDAIAVLPIEDAIDLHGFAPRDIPSVVEEYLNEAHARGFPEVRLIHGRGKGVQRRVVQSLLARHPLVESFRDAPATRGGWGATIARLRINRS comes from the coding sequence ATGCTCCGCGCCCTCTTCGAACACCTCGCGCGCCTCTTCGCCCCGGCAAAATCGAAAGAGCCGCCTGCGCCCGAAGAGACCGACGACGACGAACCTTTGCCCGACCCCGACGCCATCGCCGTCCTCCCGATCGAGGACGCGATCGATCTGCACGGCTTTGCGCCCCGCGACATCCCCTCGGTTGTCGAGGAATACCTGAACGAGGCCCACGCGCGCGGCTTTCCCGAGGTGCGCCTCATCCACGGCCGCGGCAAAGGCGTGCAGCGGCGCGTCGTGCAATCGCTCCTCGCGCGACACCCGCTCGTCGAATCGTTCCGGGACGCGCCGGCCACGCGCGGCGGCTGGGGCGCGACGATCGCGCGGCTCCGGATCAATCGATCTTGA
- a CDS encoding endonuclease/exonuclease/phosphatase family protein, whose product MVDDQRPLSVRLATWNCFGAPQSLEDFLAGRPFWPERLGAPGVIEVLSRFDIVCIQENFVGGVHERLEALRVAGRFSELWHDPPGPDGVDKTLVGAGLVILSRFPLKARFLRLPRGVGADGFSRKGAALAEVRLPGGRELYLVNTHLQADDGRVSPEECLHVRKAQVEVLCDALREPLSSGVPTVLCGDLNVPCGTTEYEGLARRLGESLTDHTARAGLLTYDTEQNDVARAFHEGGPERALIDYVWTSQRAAPERITMELVAPLGEISGCPPQYAGRAFASDHFGVGVTIKID is encoded by the coding sequence ATGGTGGATGATCAAAGGCCCCTGTCCGTTCGCCTCGCGACCTGGAACTGCTTCGGCGCGCCGCAGAGCCTCGAAGATTTTCTGGCGGGACGGCCCTTCTGGCCCGAGCGCCTCGGGGCGCCGGGGGTGATCGAGGTGCTCTCGCGCTTCGACATCGTGTGCATCCAGGAGAACTTCGTGGGCGGTGTGCACGAGCGGCTGGAAGCGCTGCGCGTGGCGGGGAGGTTTTCCGAGCTCTGGCACGATCCGCCGGGGCCCGACGGGGTGGACAAGACGCTCGTCGGCGCGGGCCTCGTGATCCTCTCGCGGTTTCCCCTGAAGGCGCGTTTTTTACGATTGCCGCGTGGCGTGGGCGCGGACGGATTCTCACGGAAGGGCGCCGCGCTCGCGGAGGTACGTTTGCCCGGGGGGCGCGAGCTCTACCTGGTGAACACGCATTTGCAGGCGGATGACGGGCGTGTCTCGCCGGAGGAATGCCTTCATGTGCGTAAAGCCCAGGTCGAGGTGCTCTGCGACGCGCTGCGGGAGCCGCTTTCGAGCGGCGTGCCCACGGTTCTTTGCGGGGATCTCAACGTGCCTTGCGGGACGACCGAATACGAGGGGCTCGCGCGGCGGCTCGGCGAGAGCTTGACGGATCACACGGCCCGCGCGGGGCTCTTGACGTACGACACGGAGCAGAACGACGTGGCGCGGGCGTTTCACGAGGGCGGCCCGGAGCGGGCGCTGATCGATTACGTGTGGACGTCACAGCGGGCCGCGCCCGAGCGGATCACGATGGAGCTCGTCGCGCCGCTCGGCGAGATTTCGGGCTGCCCCCCGCAATATGCAGGCCGGGCGTTTGCCTCGGACCATTTCGGCGTGGGCGTGACGATCAAGATCGATTGA
- a CDS encoding PAS domain S-box protein, which produces MVTPPIGSAALPFDPSSYLAQSRDVCVVYDTARRFVYANPAACGLLGWDAEGLAGKSPRDLYGDRAASIEQCVERAFSSGETVQVVHKIRGSAGAVAYLDTSYTPMRGADGGVSFVVSLGRDMTDTSARWRELEDTVARRTRDLTAMESRFDVLLRNLQIGLVIRGPRGDMRFVNRRALELLGMTEAQMHGRASSDPGWAMLNEDGKPLPPDQSPMARALGKGEAVSSMIIGVDRPKIGDRVWLLVNVTVQRDQADVVEQYVATLSDVTEAQQATRALAEREETFRLLAESISDVFWMTDANGNALVYVSPAYETVWGRPRSDLYEKRFRFVDAIHPDDRASVVEAMPLQELGQYDIEYRVVRPDGTIRCVRDRAYPVKDASGQVVRTVGLASDITELRAASELIRRQADALRELSTPLVPIGHGVLAMPIVGVLDSARARQVLETLLEGIVRHAAEVVILDVTGVGVVDVQVASALVAATQAARLLGAEVLLTGLRPDVAHTIVGLGLDLGTLVTRSTLEMGIRWALSERKRGKNVHSRK; this is translated from the coding sequence ATGGTCACCCCTCCAATCGGTTCCGCCGCGCTCCCGTTTGATCCTTCTTCTTATTTGGCGCAGTCGAGGGATGTCTGCGTGGTCTACGACACGGCGCGTCGGTTCGTGTATGCGAACCCGGCGGCGTGCGGGCTGCTCGGGTGGGATGCGGAGGGGCTCGCGGGCAAGTCGCCGCGGGATCTTTATGGGGACCGGGCCGCGAGCATCGAGCAGTGCGTGGAGCGCGCGTTTTCGAGCGGCGAGACCGTGCAGGTGGTGCACAAGATCCGCGGCAGCGCGGGGGCGGTCGCCTACCTCGACACGAGCTACACGCCGATGCGCGGCGCGGATGGCGGCGTGTCGTTCGTCGTGTCGCTCGGCCGCGACATGACCGACACGTCGGCGCGCTGGCGCGAGCTCGAAGACACCGTGGCCCGCAGGACGCGGGATCTCACGGCCATGGAGTCGCGCTTCGACGTGCTGCTCCGGAACCTCCAGATCGGCCTCGTCATCCGGGGGCCGCGGGGAGACATGCGCTTCGTGAACCGCCGCGCGCTCGAGCTGCTCGGCATGACCGAGGCGCAGATGCACGGCCGTGCCTCGAGTGATCCGGGCTGGGCGATGCTGAACGAGGACGGCAAACCCCTGCCCCCCGACCAATCCCCCATGGCGCGCGCCCTCGGGAAGGGGGAGGCCGTCTCGTCCATGATCATCGGGGTGGATCGGCCGAAGATCGGCGATCGCGTGTGGCTCCTGGTCAACGTGACGGTGCAGCGGGACCAGGCGGACGTGGTCGAGCAGTACGTGGCGACGCTCAGTGACGTCACCGAGGCCCAACAAGCCACGCGCGCGCTCGCCGAGCGGGAAGAGACGTTCCGCCTCCTCGCCGAGTCGATCAGCGACGTCTTCTGGATGACGGACGCGAATGGAAACGCGCTCGTCTACGTGAGCCCGGCCTATGAAACCGTATGGGGCCGGCCGAGGTCGGATCTCTACGAAAAGCGGTTCCGGTTCGTCGACGCGATTCACCCCGACGATCGCGCGAGCGTCGTGGAAGCCATGCCGCTGCAGGAGCTCGGGCAATACGATATCGAATATCGCGTGGTGCGACCGGACGGCACGATTCGTTGCGTGCGGGATCGGGCGTATCCGGTGAAGGATGCGTCGGGGCAGGTCGTGCGGACCGTGGGGCTCGCGAGCGACATCACCGAGCTGCGGGCGGCGTCGGAGCTCATTCGGCGGCAGGCGGACGCGCTGCGGGAGCTCTCGACGCCGCTCGTGCCGATTGGCCACGGCGTGCTCGCGATGCCCATCGTGGGCGTGCTCGATTCGGCGCGCGCGCGGCAGGTTTTGGAGACGCTGCTCGAAGGGATCGTGCGGCACGCGGCGGAGGTGGTGATCCTCGACGTGACGGGCGTCGGCGTGGTGGACGTGCAGGTGGCGAGCGCGCTCGTGGCGGCGACGCAGGCGGCGCGGCTGCTCGGGGCGGAGGTGCTGCTCACGGGCCTGCGCCCGGACGTCGCGCACACGATCGTCGGGCTTGGGCTCGATCTCGGCACGCTCGTGACCCGCTCGACGCTGGAGATGGGCATCCGCTGGGCGCTCTCCGAGCGAAAGCGCGGGAAAAACGTCCATTCGAGGAAATGA